A genomic window from Rattus norvegicus strain BN/NHsdMcwi chromosome 9, GRCr8, whole genome shotgun sequence includes:
- the Spetex2dl1 gene encoding uncharacterized protein Spetex2dl1 gives MALKLFSDRRLSPPTTLQHGFAVENSDHSSAQHVFQSVFRHGSGGPGSGVSLSVHLYVGLGPSSSRELYLTRAPRAPLTYSGGRRGSSRPPARAERCCPLAEAHHEASPAQSSPGARRPRLSDSVTLATLASRLHCLRGPWLSFHCLRDILLVGGQAATPQLPRVAASRVASVPSSGFFPGDLRLPSWLDVELPILQSEHERRMMSMQMMTNSISDAMERYKELIQANSSYRIRHSQLLREQAQLKNKIQILLNEKRELLVEQTELPASSVEAKRFCEETGMNICVPSAKQ, from the exons ATGGCGCTCAAGCTGTTCAGTGATAGGAGATTATCTCCACCCACCACTCTACAGCACGGCTTTGCTGTAG AGAACTCTGACCACAGTTCTGCACAGCACGTGTTTCAAAGCGTCTTCAGACACGGTTCTGGGGGACCCGGGAGTGGCGtgagtctgtctgtccatctgtatgTGGGGCTCGGGCCTAGCTCGTCCCGAGAACTGTACCTCACGCGTGCCCCACGCGCACCCCTCACCTACTCGGGTGGGCGTCGTGGGTCCTCCAGGCCCCCTGCGAGGGCCGAGCGCTGCTGCCCATTGGCTGAAGCCCACCACGAGGCCAGCCCCGCACAGTCATCCCCGGGGGCGCGCCGCCCACGCCTCAGTGACTCAGTGACTCTCGCCACGCTCGCTTCCCGACTCCATTGTCTCCGAGGCCCTTGGCTCTCCTTCCACTGCCTCCGCGACATTTTGCTCGTTGGTGGCCAGGCCGCCACTCCGCAGCTGCCCCGAGTAGCTGCTAGCCGCGTAGCTTCTGTGCCATCTTCGGGTTTTTTTCCAGGGGACCTCCGGCTGCCATCATG gctggatgtcgaattgccaatacttcaatccgaacatgagagGAGAATGATgtctatgcaaatgatgaccaactcaataagtgatgccatggagaggtacaaggagctcatacaagcgaacagttcctaccg catcaggcactcccagctcctgcgtgaacaagctcaattgaagaacaaaatacagattttgctgaatgagaagagagaactgctggtggagcagactgaactgccagcatcctctgtggaggcaaagaggttctgtgaagagaccggaatgaacatctgtgtccccagtgcCAAGCAATAG